Proteins encoded together in one Vigna angularis cultivar LongXiaoDou No.4 chromosome 5, ASM1680809v1, whole genome shotgun sequence window:
- the LOC108339743 gene encoding proline-rich protein 4, with translation MGKHSLLNAILRFGLVITFCYAVAAAATTEVSGTEVNTNGKLESEELTKTTLNENYEEEKFFFHHHKPLFKKPFFKPVPKPIPFVKPIPVYKPYPKPVPVPVYKPKPVPVPVFKPHPKPVPVYKPKPVPVPVYKPKPVPVPVYKPKPVPVPVYKPKPVPVYKPKPVPVPVFKPHPKPVPVYKPKPVPVPVYKPHPKPVPVYKPKPVPVPVYKPIPKPVYKPIPKPFVKPIPVFKPVPVPTPFPVIKPIPKPVPFYKPIPVFKPVPTPFPIIKPVPKPVPFVKPIPIFKPIPKPIPFFKPIPIHFP, from the exons ATGGGAAAACATTCTCTGCTAAACGCGATTTTGCGTTTTGGGCTTGTCATCACCTTCTGTTATGCTGTTGCTGCTGCAGCAACAACTGAAGTTTCAG GGACTGAAGTTAACACAAATGGGAAGCTTGAAAGTGAAGAGCTGACAAAAACAACCCTAAATGAAAACTATGAAGAGGAAAAGTTCTTTTTTCACCATCACAAACCATTATTCAAGAAACCTTTCTTTAAACCTGTTCCAAAACCAATTCCATTTGTAAAACCCATTCCGGTTTACAAGCCTTACCCTAAACCAGTTCCAGTTCCGGTTTACAAGCCTAAACCAGTTCCGGTTCCTGTTTTCAAGCCTCATCCTAAACCAGTTCCTGTTTACAAGCCTAAACCAGTTCCAGTTCCGGTTTACAAGCCTAAACCTGTTCCAGTTCCGGTTTACAAGCCTAAACCTGTTCCAGTTCCGGTTTACAAGCCTAAACCTGTTCCAGTTTACAAGCCTAAACCAGTTCCGGTTCCTGTTTTCAAACCTCATCCTAAACCAGTTCCAGTTTACAAGCCTAAACCAGTTCCGGTTCCGGTTTACAAGCCTCATCCTAAACCAGTTCCGGTTTACAAGCCTAAACCAGTCCCAGTTCCGGTTTACAAGCCTATTCCAAAGCCGGTTTATAAGCCAATTCCAAAACCTTTTGTTAAGCCAATTCCAGTTTTCAAACCAGTTCCAGTTCCAACACCATTTCCAGTGATTAAGCCAATTCCAAAACCTGTACCTTTTTATAAGCCAATTCCTGTTTTCAAGCCAGTTCCAACACCATTTCCTATCATCAAGCCTGTGCCAAAACCAGTTCCTTTTGTTAAACCTATTCCTATTTTTAAACCCATACCTAAACCAATTCCGTTTTTCAAACCTATTCCGATACACTTCCCTTGA
- the LOC108339908 gene encoding annexin D3, which yields MASLKLPEVVPSPTQDSERLRKAFQGFGTDERALILVLGHRNAQQRKEIAETYKQLYNESLIDRLHSELSGDFRNAIILWTYDPPERHARLANSALKAKKKGIKQLQVLVEITCASTPNHLVAVRQAYCSLFDSSLEEDIISNVAAPLRKLLVSLVSSYRYDKVAVNLEVAKSEASKLHEAISNKKLDDDHVVWTLSTRNLFQLRETFTCYNNLYGNTLEQGIKSCGSGDLEALLQLVILCIDSPEKHFAKVIRDSIVGLGTDEDSLSRAIVTRAEVDLLKVRFEYYTMFKINLDDDVSGDTSGDYKDFLMTLLGRGPEGE from the exons ATGGCGTCATTGAAACTGCCAGAGGTTGTTCCTTCTCCTACCCAAGACAGTGAAAGACTCAGAAAGGCTTTCCAAG GATTTGGGACAGATGAGAGAGCACTGATACTGGTATTGGGACACAGGAATGCTCAACAAAGGAAGGAAATTGCAGAAACTTATAAGCAGCTTTACAATGAATCACTGATTGATCGTCTCCATTCAGAATTGTCTGGTGATTTTAGA AATGCTATAATTCTGTGGACTTACGACCCTCCAGAAAGGCACGCAAGACTAGCAAACAGTGCATTGAAAGCTAAGAAAAAGGGGATTAAACAACTTCAGGTTCTGGTTGAAATAACATGTGCTTCAACTCCTAACCATTTGGTAGCTGTCAGGCAGGCTTATTGCTCTCTCTTTGATTCTTCACTCGAGGAAGACATTATTTCCAATGTTGCTGCACCTCTCAGAAAG CTTTTAGTGAGCCTGGTAAGCTCATACAGATATGATAAAGTTGCTGTAAATTTGGAGGTTGCCAAGTCAGAGGCATCAAAACTGCATGAAGCTATCAGCAACAAAAAATTAGATGATGATCATGTTGTGTGGACACTTAGCACCAGGAATCTTTTCCAGCTTCGGGAAACTTTTACATGCTACAACAACCTCTATGGGAATACATTGGAACAG GGCATAAAAAGTTGTGGTAGTGGTGATTTGGAAGCTCTCTTACAACTGGTAATATTGTGTATAGATTCCCCTGAGAAACATTTTGCAAAG GTTATAAGAGATTCAATTGTTGGTCTTGGAACCGATGAAGATTCACTGAGCAGAGCTATCGTAACTCGAGCAGAAGTTGACCTGTTGAAAGTAAGATTTGAATATTATACCATGTTCAAGATCAATCTTGATGATGATGTCTCAGGGGATACCTCAGGGGACTACAAAGATTTTTTGATGACTTTGTTAGGGAGAGGTCCAGAAGGAGAGTGA